One genomic segment of Ascaphus truei isolate aAscTru1 chromosome 23, aAscTru1.hap1, whole genome shotgun sequence includes these proteins:
- the ETV4 gene encoding ETS translocation variant 4 isoform X3, producing MYRNVEGYPNVDGYGYEKPLRAFPDDACVVPEKFEAGDIKQEVGTYRDGPPYQRRGSLQLWQFLVALLDDPTNAHFIAWTGRGMEFKLIEPEEVARLWGMQKNRPAMNYDKLSRSLRYYYEKGIMQKVAGERYVYKFVCEPEALFSLAFPDNQRPALKSEFDRQISEEDTVPLSHLDEAGVYLPDAGTVPSQSYKGGYNY from the exons ATGTACAGAAATGTTGAAGGTTACCCAAACGTTGACG gctacGGCTACGAGAAACCGTTGCGTGCCTTCCCCGACGACGCCTGCGTCGTACCAGAAAAGTTTGAAG CAGGAGACATCAAGCAGGAAGTCGGGACGTACAGAGATGGACCACCTTACCAGCGacgggggtccctgcagctgtGGCAGTTCCTGGTAGCTTTGCTCGACGACCCTACCAACGCCCACTTCATTGCGTGGACGGGCAGGGGCATGGAGTTCAAACTGATTGAGCCGGAAGAG GTTGCCCGACTCTGGGGCATGCAGAAAAACCGGCCGGCCATGAACTACGACAAGTTGAGCCGGTCTCTCCGCTACTACTACGAGAAGGGCATCATGCAGAAG GTTGCCGGAGAGCGCTACGTCTACAAGTTCGTGTGTGAACCCGAAGCCCTCTTCTCTCTCGCCTTCCCCGACAATCAGCGCCCGGCCTTGAAGTCGGAGTTCGACCGCCAGATCAGCGAAGAAGACACCGTCCCGTTGTCCCACCTGGACGAAGCCGGCGTCTACCTCCCGGACGCCGGGACGGTTCCGTCCCAAAGCTACAAAGGCGGCTACAATTACTAG